A region from the Nocardioides coralli genome encodes:
- a CDS encoding DinB family protein has translation MTIEPDTKDWTWVLERPCPECGFDAPDLDRARIPQAIRDNATLWEVVLGTDDAAVRPAANVWSPLEYACHVRDVNELFAERVRLMVEQDDPQFPSWDQDVTAEEDDYGSQDPAVVGPQVTEAAEAVAATYERLDPDAWQRPGTRSNGDRFTVDTLARYHLHDLVHHAHDVSHITKRVTVASYDESAPAYVEQQEPVPASVRDVMGGFVALLSSGARVLEVGSGSGRDALELEARGVEVRRTDITPAFVRMLREAGHEADVLDPLTDDLAAPDGEPYDGVWAAASLLHVRREDLPDVMDNLASVTRSGGPLHLAVKEGDGARFSTHGRVAGPRHFTFWREPGLRALLDEAGWDVRDVRRSTGQRDETWLDVLAVRR, from the coding sequence ATGACCATCGAGCCGGACACCAAGGACTGGACCTGGGTGCTCGAGCGCCCGTGCCCGGAGTGCGGCTTCGACGCACCCGACCTCGACCGGGCCCGGATCCCGCAGGCGATCCGCGACAACGCGACGCTCTGGGAGGTCGTGCTCGGGACCGACGACGCGGCGGTTCGCCCCGCGGCCAACGTGTGGTCGCCCCTCGAGTACGCCTGCCACGTGCGGGACGTCAACGAGCTCTTCGCCGAGCGGGTGCGGCTGATGGTGGAGCAGGACGACCCGCAGTTCCCGAGCTGGGACCAGGACGTCACGGCCGAGGAGGACGACTACGGCAGCCAGGACCCCGCCGTGGTGGGGCCGCAGGTCACCGAGGCTGCCGAGGCGGTCGCCGCGACCTACGAGCGGCTGGACCCCGACGCCTGGCAACGACCCGGCACCCGCAGCAACGGCGACCGGTTCACCGTCGACACGCTCGCCCGCTACCACCTCCACGACCTGGTGCACCACGCCCACGACGTCTCCCACATCACCAAGCGCGTGACCGTGGCCTCCTACGACGAGTCCGCCCCAGCGTATGTCGAGCAGCAGGAGCCGGTCCCGGCGTCGGTGCGTGACGTGATGGGTGGCTTCGTGGCCCTCCTGTCGTCGGGCGCACGGGTGCTGGAGGTGGGCAGCGGCTCGGGGCGCGACGCGCTCGAGCTGGAGGCTCGTGGGGTGGAGGTCCGTCGCACCGACATCACCCCGGCGTTCGTGCGGATGCTCCGCGAGGCCGGCCACGAGGCCGACGTGCTCGACCCGCTCACCGACGACCTGGCGGCACCGGACGGCGAGCCCTACGACGGCGTGTGGGCGGCCGCGAGCCTGCTGCACGTGCGTCGGGAGGACCTGCCGGACGTCATGGACAACCTCGCCTCGGTCACCCGTTCCGGCGGGCCGCTGCACCTCGCGGTCAAGGAGGGCGACGGCGCGCGCTTCTCCACCCACGGCCGCGTGGCCGGTCCCCGTCACTTCACCTTCTGGCGCGAGCCAGGGCTGCGCGCCCTGCTCGACGAGGCCGGGTGGGACGTGCGGGACGTACGCCGCAGCACCGGTCAGCGGGACGAGACCTGGCTCGACGTGCTGGCAGTGAGGCGATGA
- a CDS encoding DUF3046 domain-containing protein, giving the protein MRHTEFWDRMEHALGEAYARSWATQHVMGSLGGRTVMEALDAGYAPKEVWRAVWEVLGLPPSER; this is encoded by the coding sequence ATGAGGCACACCGAGTTCTGGGACCGGATGGAGCACGCGCTGGGTGAGGCCTACGCGCGCAGCTGGGCGACCCAGCACGTGATGGGCTCGCTCGGCGGGCGGACCGTGATGGAGGCCCTCGACGCCGGCTACGCGCCCAAGGAGGTGTGGCGCGCGGTCTGGGAGGTGCTGGGGCTGCCGCCCTCCGAGCGATGA
- a CDS encoding MFS transporter, whose product MSTPDVLAVHRRTLATLVTSQAVGAVGITIGVATASLLARDVSGSESQAGLAQTAQVLGAAVAAYALARGMARRGRRVGLATGLLVGAAGAALCVVAGVVGSMPLLLLGALMLGSTSAANAAARYAATDLAPASGRARALSLVVWATTLGAVVGPNLAGPAGALAARLGIPELTGPFALAAVGMALSALVLLVLLRPDPLLLARELSGSGGVVPEGTSGGRALAALRADPVLAAAVVGLASAHAVMISVMIMTPLHMEHGGAELRVIGFVISGHVLGMFAFAPVMGWLTDRWGRSAVILLGAGLQLSSLLLAGASPEGSSWQITVGLFLLGLGWSAATVAGSAVVADRAPLSARTDVQGVADMTMWLVAAGGGALSGVIVGGFGYPVLNGFAAVLCGGVVLAGVVTGGERRDREADRVGA is encoded by the coding sequence ATGAGCACGCCGGACGTGCTCGCCGTCCACCGTCGCACCTTGGCGACGCTGGTCACCTCCCAGGCCGTCGGCGCCGTCGGCATCACCATCGGCGTGGCCACCGCCTCGCTGCTCGCCCGCGACGTCAGCGGCTCGGAGAGCCAGGCGGGGCTCGCGCAGACCGCCCAGGTGCTGGGTGCGGCCGTGGCGGCGTACGCCCTGGCGCGCGGCATGGCCCGCCGCGGTCGCCGGGTCGGTCTGGCCACCGGTCTGCTCGTGGGGGCGGCCGGCGCCGCGCTGTGCGTGGTGGCGGGCGTGGTCGGGTCCATGCCGCTGCTGCTGCTCGGGGCGCTGATGCTGGGGTCGACGTCGGCCGCCAACGCCGCGGCGCGGTACGCCGCCACCGACCTCGCGCCGGCCAGCGGCCGCGCCCGTGCGCTGTCGCTCGTGGTCTGGGCGACCACGCTGGGCGCCGTCGTCGGTCCCAACCTGGCGGGGCCCGCGGGGGCGCTCGCGGCCCGGCTCGGCATCCCCGAGCTGACCGGTCCCTTCGCACTGGCGGCCGTCGGGATGGCGCTGTCGGCGCTCGTCCTCCTCGTGCTGCTGCGGCCCGACCCGCTGCTGCTGGCACGCGAGCTCTCCGGCAGCGGGGGAGTGGTTCCCGAGGGGACCTCAGGTGGGCGCGCGCTGGCGGCGCTGCGGGCCGACCCGGTCCTGGCGGCCGCCGTCGTCGGCCTGGCCAGTGCCCACGCCGTGATGATCTCGGTGATGATCATGACCCCGCTCCACATGGAGCACGGCGGCGCCGAGCTGCGGGTCATCGGCTTCGTGATCTCCGGCCACGTGCTGGGCATGTTCGCCTTCGCGCCCGTGATGGGGTGGCTGACCGACCGCTGGGGGCGCTCGGCGGTGATCCTGCTCGGTGCCGGGCTGCAGCTCTCGTCGCTGCTGCTGGCCGGGGCGTCGCCGGAGGGCTCGTCGTGGCAGATCACCGTCGGCCTGTTCCTCCTGGGCCTCGGGTGGTCGGCGGCGACCGTGGCGGGGTCGGCGGTGGTCGCGGACCGGGCGCCGCTGAGCGCGCGGACCGACGTCCAGGGCGTCGCCGACATGACGATGTGGCTGGTCGCCGCCGGTGGCGGTGCGTTGTCGGGCGTGATCGTCGGCGGCTTCGGCTACCCCGTGCTCAACGGCTTCGCCGCGGTGCTCTGCGGCGGGGTGGTGCTGGCCGGGGTCGTGACCGGGGGAGAGCGCCGCGACCGCGAGGCTGACAGGGTGGGTGCATGA
- a CDS encoding S-methyl-5'-thioadenosine phosphorylase, which translates to MSQADIAVIGGSGFYAFLSDAEEHVVETPYGDPSAPVAIGSVAGRRVAFLPRHGRHHEFPPHRINYRANAWALRSLGVRQVLAPCAVGSLTPDLGPGDVVVPDQLVDRTLSRTQSFVETGACHVPFADPYCASTSRAVAGVADDIRTGGTMVVVEGPRFSTRAESQHYAAQGWSLINMTGHPEAVLAREMRQCYVAIALVTDLDAGLEVGSGVGQAEVFRRFSENLDRLRGLLSDAIAGLPDPTGCTCETWADDLELTYDVP; encoded by the coding sequence ATGAGCCAGGCAGACATCGCCGTGATCGGAGGGTCGGGCTTCTACGCGTTCCTGTCCGACGCCGAGGAGCACGTGGTCGAGACGCCGTACGGCGACCCCTCGGCGCCCGTGGCCATCGGGTCGGTGGCGGGTCGGCGGGTGGCCTTCCTGCCCCGGCACGGCCGCCACCACGAGTTCCCGCCGCACCGGATCAACTACCGCGCCAACGCGTGGGCGCTGCGCTCCCTGGGGGTGCGGCAGGTGCTCGCGCCGTGCGCGGTCGGGTCGCTCACCCCCGACCTCGGCCCGGGGGACGTCGTCGTGCCCGACCAGCTGGTCGACCGCACGCTCAGCCGCACCCAGAGCTTCGTCGAGACCGGTGCCTGCCACGTCCCCTTCGCCGACCCCTACTGCGCGTCGACGTCACGGGCCGTGGCCGGCGTGGCCGACGACATCCGGACGGGCGGCACCATGGTGGTGGTCGAGGGCCCGCGGTTCTCCACCCGCGCCGAGTCCCAGCACTACGCCGCCCAGGGCTGGTCGCTGATCAACATGACCGGGCACCCCGAGGCGGTGCTCGCCCGTGAGATGCGGCAGTGCTACGTCGCCATCGCGCTCGTCACCGACCTCGACGCCGGGCTCGAGGTCGGCAGCGGCGTCGGGCAGGCGGAGGTGTTCCGGCGGTTCTCGGAGAACCTCGACCGGCTGCGGGGGCTGTTGTCCGACGCGATCGCGGGACTGCCCGATCCCACGGGCTGCACCTGTGAGACCTGGGCGGACGACCTCGAGCTGACCTACGACGTCCCGTGA
- a CDS encoding NAD-dependent epimerase/dehydratase family protein — MRVLLTGSAGFIGSAVAAALEARGDEVVRADLMLPQAHGSAEPPSGTHRLDVADPAGWDRLLRGVDAVCHQAALVGAGVRVADLPGYARHNDLGTATLLAAMHDAGVDRLVLASSMVVYGEGRYACADHGDQVPSPREPATLDAGDFDNHCPVCGAVLDWRLVEESARLEPRSAYAASKVAQEHYVAAWARQAGAAGVALRYHNVYGPGMPRDTPYSGVAAMFRSSLERGEPPQVFEDGRQARDFVHVSDVAAANLAALDAVLDAPVGGLTAYNVCSGTPVSILEVAELVARGSGVDVAPEVTGGYRPGDVRHVVASPELARAELGFTAAVPPEVGLPEFATAPLRA; from the coding sequence GTGAGGGTGCTGCTGACCGGCTCGGCCGGTTTCATCGGCTCCGCCGTCGCCGCGGCACTCGAGGCGCGCGGCGACGAGGTCGTCCGCGCCGACCTGATGCTGCCGCAGGCCCACGGCAGCGCCGAGCCGCCCTCCGGGACCCACCGGCTCGACGTCGCCGACCCCGCCGGCTGGGATCGGCTGCTGCGGGGCGTCGACGCGGTGTGCCACCAGGCCGCCCTCGTCGGAGCGGGGGTCCGGGTCGCCGACCTCCCCGGCTACGCGCGCCACAACGACCTGGGCACCGCCACCCTGCTGGCCGCCATGCACGACGCCGGCGTCGACCGCCTGGTGCTGGCCTCCTCGATGGTGGTCTACGGCGAGGGGCGCTACGCCTGCGCCGACCACGGGGACCAGGTGCCCTCGCCGCGAGAGCCGGCGACCCTGGATGCGGGCGACTTCGACAACCACTGCCCGGTGTGCGGAGCGGTCCTCGACTGGCGGCTCGTGGAGGAGTCTGCTCGGCTCGAGCCGCGCAGCGCCTACGCCGCCAGCAAGGTCGCCCAGGAGCACTACGTGGCGGCATGGGCCCGGCAGGCGGGTGCTGCGGGGGTTGCGCTGCGCTACCACAACGTCTACGGCCCCGGGATGCCGCGCGACACGCCGTACTCCGGCGTCGCGGCGATGTTCCGCTCCTCCCTGGAGCGGGGCGAACCGCCGCAGGTCTTCGAGGACGGGAGGCAGGCGCGGGACTTCGTGCACGTCAGCGACGTCGCGGCCGCCAACCTCGCGGCGCTCGACGCCGTCCTCGACGCGCCCGTGGGTGGCCTGACCGCCTACAACGTCTGCTCCGGGACCCCGGTCTCGATCCTCGAGGTCGCCGAGCTGGTGGCGCGGGGGAGCGGTGTGGACGTGGCCCCCGAGGTGACCGGTGGCTACCGCCCCGGCGACGTGCGGCACGTCGTGGCCTCGCCGGAGCTGGCCCGGGCCGAGCTCGGTTTCACCGCCGCGGTCCCGCCGGAGGTGGGGCTCCCGGAGTTCGCCACCGCACCCCTGCGCGCGTGA
- a CDS encoding glycosyltransferase family 2 protein, whose protein sequence is MEADCDLILPCRDEAAALAGLLTRVPDDFHVVVVDNGSRDGTAEVARDLGAEVVTEATPGYGAAVHAGLLAASRPYVAVMDGDGSFDPEDLLPLLTEVRDGRADLAVGRRRPVARGVWPWHARLGTWLVVTWLRRRIGFPAHDIAPIRVCRRDRLLALGVEDRRFGYPVELMQRATRAGWRVSERDVDYSPRAAGTRSKVSGSVRGTVRAGRDFWRVLS, encoded by the coding sequence GTGGAGGCCGACTGCGACCTGATCCTGCCGTGTCGGGACGAGGCGGCGGCCCTGGCCGGCCTGCTGACCCGGGTGCCGGACGACTTCCACGTGGTGGTCGTCGACAACGGCTCCCGCGACGGGACTGCGGAGGTGGCCCGCGACCTGGGCGCGGAGGTGGTGACCGAGGCGACGCCGGGCTACGGGGCGGCAGTCCACGCCGGCCTGCTGGCGGCCTCCCGGCCCTACGTCGCGGTGATGGACGGCGACGGCTCCTTCGACCCCGAGGACCTGCTCCCGCTGCTGACCGAGGTCCGGGACGGGCGCGCCGACCTCGCGGTCGGTCGGCGGCGACCGGTCGCCCGCGGGGTCTGGCCCTGGCACGCCCGGCTCGGGACCTGGCTGGTGGTGACCTGGCTGCGCCGGCGCATCGGGTTCCCCGCCCACGACATCGCCCCGATCCGCGTCTGCCGGCGCGACCGGCTCCTGGCGCTGGGGGTCGAGGACCGGAGGTTCGGCTACCCCGTGGAGCTGATGCAGCGCGCGACGCGGGCCGGCTGGCGGGTGTCCGAGCGGGACGTCGACTACTCCCCGCGGGCTGCGGGCACGCGGTCGAAGGTGTCGGGGTCGGTCCGGGGGACCGTCCGGGCGGGGCGCGACTTCTGGCGGGTGCTCTCGTGA